A genomic stretch from Setaria viridis chromosome 1, Setaria_viridis_v4.0, whole genome shotgun sequence includes:
- the LOC117860926 gene encoding uncharacterized protein has product MEASSPAPSSLGGALRHRLRATVFCCFGTGGGGLGERMRWRRRAGVGEFRYDPLSYALNFDEGDLLDADDSEDEEAHVGRGDGLLYQSFSSRLSTPAAVIDVA; this is encoded by the coding sequence ATGgaggcgtcgtcgccggcgccgtcgtcgcttGGCGGCGCGCTGCGGCACAGGCTGCGCGCCACGGTGTTCTGCTGCttcggcaccggcggcggcggcctcggcgagcggatgcggtggcgccggcgcgcgggcgtcgggGAGTTCCGGTACGACCCGCTCAGCTACGCGCTCAACTTCGACGAAGGCGACCTTCTCGACGCCGACGACAGCGAGGACGAGGAAGCCCATGTCGGGCGGGGCGACGGCCTGCTCTACCAGAGCTTCTCGTCGCGGCtgtccacgccggcggcggtcaTCGACGTCGCCTAG
- the LOC117860918 gene encoding homeobox protein knotted-1-like 2, with translation MSFHYPDHGLTMDAAAAAAAAAAAAAAAASSPNPSGFSPGGVGGEREKAAIAAHPLYERLLEAHVACLRVATPVDQLPRIDAQIAARPPPLAAAAGAAAAGGPSGGEELDLFMTHYVLLLCSFKEQLQQHVRVHAMEAVMGCWELEQSLQSLTGASPGEGTGATMSDDEDNQVDSEANMFDGNEGSDGMGFGPLMLTEGERSLVERVRQELKNELKQGYKEKLVDIREEILRKRRAGKLPGDTASILKAWWQAHSKWPYPTEDDKARLVQETGLQLKQINNWFINQRKRNWHSNPTSSGEKTKKKR, from the exons ATGTCGTTCCACTACCCCGACCACGGCCTCACCATGGAcgccgcggctgctgctgctgctgctgcggcggccgcggccgcggccgcgtcgtcgccgAACCCTAGCGGCTTCTCccccggcggcgtcggcggggagagggagaaggccGCCATCGCGGCGCACCCGCTCTACGAGCGCCTCCTGGAGGCGCACGTCGCCTGCCTCCGCGTCGCCACCCCCGTCGACCAGCTCCCCCGCATCGACGCGCAGATCGCCGCGCGGCCCCCGCCCCTCGCGGCCGCAGCtggggccgcggccgcgggaggGCCatccggcggcgaggagctcgaCCTCTTCATG ACACATTACGTGTTGCTCCTTTGCTCGTTCAAAGAACAACTCCAGCAGCATGTACGTGTTCATGCAATGGAAGCAGTGATGGGTTGTTGGGAGCTTGAACAATCTTTACAAAGCCTCACAG GGGCATCTCCTGGTGAAGGCACAGGAGCGACCATGTCTGATGATGAAGATAACCAGGTGGATAGTGAGGCCAACATGTTTGATGGGAACGAAGGATCAGATGGTATGGGCTTTGGCCCCCTGATGCTGACAGAGGGTGAGCGATCCTTGGTTGAACGTGTACGGCAGGAGCTTAAAAATGAGCTTAAGCAG GGGTACaaagaaaagcttgttgatatCAGAGAAGAAATTCTCCGCAAGCGCAGAGCTGGTAAACTCCCTGGGGATACCGCATCTATATTGAAAGCCTGGTGGCAGGCTCATTCCAAGTGGCCATACCCTACT GAAGACGACAAGGCTCGACTGGTGCAGGAAACAGGATTACAGCTGAAGCAGATCAACAACTGGTTCATTAACCAGCGCAAACGGAACTGGCACAGCAACCCAACATCCTCTGGTGAAAAGACCAAGAAGAAAAG GTGA
- the LOC117864361 gene encoding uncharacterized protein — protein MATAADVDEMAAADIICSLRGADLAGWTPPWCKAEQAPARREGEMIWPAVARGKRSRRRSPSAGSAGTAKGRWGRGSPASPLDYSGGSGSGSAASTSGGEDGGGSCSLTHRRAPATKVGSIGRPQLTFPTLPTRASGQRPRKKLKLPEIQQMVRSLSVENESLREEMRALQRACRVLSKENDKLETRLGQSDLQNEIISKDPKGKEQIDRHSVMQSTRDIFVLPDLNLPPQDNANVSTVH, from the exons atggccaccgccgcTGACGTGGACgagatggccgccgccgacatCATCTGCTCGCTGCGCGGGGCGGACCTGGCGGGGTGGACGCCGCCGTGGTGCAAGGCGGAGCAGGCGCCGGCACGGCGGGAGGGGGAGATGAtctggccggcggtggcgcgggggaagcgctcgcgccgccggtcgccgtcggcgGGCTCCGCGGGGACGGCGAAGGGGAGGTGGGGCCGCGGCAGCCCGGCCTCGCCGCTCGACTACagcggcggctccggctccggctccgccgcgTCCACCAGCggcggggaggacggcggcggctcctgcTCGCTGACCCaccggcgcgcgccggcgaccaAG GTGGGCTCCATTGGACGGCCGCAGCTGACCTTCCCGACCCTGCCTACACGGGCCAGCGGTCAGCGACCTCGGAAGAAATTG AAGCTGCCGGAGATCCAGCAAATGGTGCGGTCGCTCTCGGTGGAGAATGAGAGCCTCCGCGAG GAGATGCGAGCTTTGCAGAGAGCTTGCAGGGTGCTGTCAAAAGAAAACGACAAGCTTGAG ACAAGGTTAGGGCAATCAGACTTGCAGAATGAAATCATATCGAAGGACCCGAAAGGAAAGGAACAGATTGATCGACACTCAGTTATGCAGTCCACACGAGACATCTTCGTGCTACCAGATCTCAACCTTCCCCCACAGGACAATGCCAATGTATCAACAGTTCATTGA
- the LOC117841523 gene encoding probable receptor-like protein kinase At1g80640 isoform X2, whose product MRSMPLLCCSSAFVVVLLLLLCRPLGANGRAAPPGASPPSPGAPAGQPVQQAAPAVNGSAAAAAGLPAAAAPPPLVVIVVEGHHHLRRELIAAIVLSSVAGVMIVLAALYAFVLWWRSRRGLVDSKDTQSIDTARIAFVPMLNSFNSYKTSKKSTAAMMDYTSLEAATGKFSESSVLGVGGFGCVYRANFDGGFAAAVKRLGGGAQNCEKEFENELDLLGRIRHPNIVSLVGFCIHEENRFIVYELMENGSLDSQLHGPSHGSALSWHIRMKIALDTARGLEYLHEHCNPPIIHRDLKSSNILLDPDFNAKISDFGLAVTSGNHSKGNIKLSGTMGYVAPEYLLDGKLTEKSDVYAFGVVLLELLLGRKPVEKTAQSQCQSIVTWAMPQLTDRSKLPNIIDPMIKNTMDLKHLYQVAAVAVLCVQPEPSYRPLITDVLHSLVPLVPMELGGTLRINPESPYATQRHSPLLR is encoded by the exons ATGAGGTCAATGCCGCTGCTCTGCTGCTCCTCAGCCTTCGTCGTCGTCTTGCTGCTCCTGCTGTGTCGCCCGCTGGGGGCCAATGGGAGGGCCGCGCCGCCCGGGGCTTCTCCCCCGTCTCCCGGGGCGCCTGCGGGCCAGCCCGTGCAGCAGGCTGCCCCCGCCGTCaacggcagcgccgccgccgccgccgggctccCTGCGGCCGCGGCGCCTCCTCCCTTGG TGGTCATTGTGGTGGAGgggcaccaccacctccgcagGGAGCTCATCGCGGCCATTGTCCTCTCCTCCGTCGCCGGGGTCATGATCGTCCTTGCCGCACTTTATGCGTTCGTGCTGTGGTGGCGATCACGGAGAGGCCTGGTGGACTCCAAGGACACCCAGAGCATAG ATACCGCGAGGATCGCATTTGTGCCAATGTTGAACAGCTTCAACTCATACAAGACTAGCAAGAAGAGTACTGCTGCGATGATGGATTACACATCTTTGGAGGCGGCAACAGGAAAATTCAGTGAGAGCAGTGTGCTTGGAGTTGGTGGGTTTGGGTGTGTGTACAGAGCCAATTTTGATGGAGGGTTTGCTGCTGCGGTGAAGAGATTGGGTGGTGGAGCACAGAATTGCGAGAAGGAATTCGAG AATGAACTAGATTTGCTTGGGAGGATTCGGCATCCGAACATAGTGTCCCTTGTGGGCTTCTGTATTCATGAGGAGAACCGTTTCATTGTTTATGAGCTGATGGAGAATGGGTCATTGGACTCACAACTTCATg GTCCGTCACATGGTTCAGCTCTAAGCTGGCACATTCGGATGAAGATTGCTCTTGACACGGCAAG GGGATTAGAGTACCTGCATGAACACTGCAACCCACCAATTATCCATAGGGATCTGAAATCATCTAACATACTTTTAGATCCAGACTTCAATGCTAAG ATTTCGGATTTCGGCCTTGCAGTGACTAGTGGGAATCACAGCAAAGGGAATATAAAGCTTTCTGGAACTATGGGATATgtagcccctgagtacttattAGATG GGAAGTTGACTGAGAAGAGCGATGTATATGCGTTTGGAGTAGTACTTCTAGAACTTCTGCTAGGAAGGAAGCCTGTTGAGAAGACGGCACAATCTCAGTGCCAATCAATTGTTACATGG GCCATGCCTCAGCTAACTGATAGATCCAAACTCCCTAACATAATTGACCCCATGATCAAGAACACAATGGATCTGAAGCACTTGTACCAA GTTGCTGCAGTGGCTGTGCTCTGTGTGCAACCAGAGCCAAGTTACAGGCCCCTGATCACTGATGTACTCCACTCTCTGGTACCCCTGGTGCCCATGGAGCTTGGAGGAACTCTGAGGATCAACCCAGAGTCGCCCTATGCTACTCAAAGGCATTCTCCTTTGTTAAGATAA
- the LOC117841523 gene encoding probable receptor-like protein kinase At1g80640 isoform X1, translated as MRSMPLLCCSSAFVVVLLLLLCRPLGANGRAAPPGASPPSPGAPAGQPVQQAAPAVNGSAAAAAGLPAAAAPPPLVVIVVEGHHHLRRELIAAIVLSSVAGVMIVLAALYAFVLWWRSRRGLVDSKDTQSIDTARIAFVPMLNSFNSYKTSKKSTAAMMDYTSLEAATGKFSESSVLGVGGFGCVYRANFDGGFAAAVKRLGGGAQNCEKEFEQNELDLLGRIRHPNIVSLVGFCIHEENRFIVYELMENGSLDSQLHGPSHGSALSWHIRMKIALDTARGLEYLHEHCNPPIIHRDLKSSNILLDPDFNAKISDFGLAVTSGNHSKGNIKLSGTMGYVAPEYLLDGKLTEKSDVYAFGVVLLELLLGRKPVEKTAQSQCQSIVTWAMPQLTDRSKLPNIIDPMIKNTMDLKHLYQVAAVAVLCVQPEPSYRPLITDVLHSLVPLVPMELGGTLRINPESPYATQRHSPLLR; from the exons ATGAGGTCAATGCCGCTGCTCTGCTGCTCCTCAGCCTTCGTCGTCGTCTTGCTGCTCCTGCTGTGTCGCCCGCTGGGGGCCAATGGGAGGGCCGCGCCGCCCGGGGCTTCTCCCCCGTCTCCCGGGGCGCCTGCGGGCCAGCCCGTGCAGCAGGCTGCCCCCGCCGTCaacggcagcgccgccgccgccgccgggctccCTGCGGCCGCGGCGCCTCCTCCCTTGG TGGTCATTGTGGTGGAGgggcaccaccacctccgcagGGAGCTCATCGCGGCCATTGTCCTCTCCTCCGTCGCCGGGGTCATGATCGTCCTTGCCGCACTTTATGCGTTCGTGCTGTGGTGGCGATCACGGAGAGGCCTGGTGGACTCCAAGGACACCCAGAGCATAG ATACCGCGAGGATCGCATTTGTGCCAATGTTGAACAGCTTCAACTCATACAAGACTAGCAAGAAGAGTACTGCTGCGATGATGGATTACACATCTTTGGAGGCGGCAACAGGAAAATTCAGTGAGAGCAGTGTGCTTGGAGTTGGTGGGTTTGGGTGTGTGTACAGAGCCAATTTTGATGGAGGGTTTGCTGCTGCGGTGAAGAGATTGGGTGGTGGAGCACAGAATTGCGAGAAGGAATTCGAG CAGAATGAACTAGATTTGCTTGGGAGGATTCGGCATCCGAACATAGTGTCCCTTGTGGGCTTCTGTATTCATGAGGAGAACCGTTTCATTGTTTATGAGCTGATGGAGAATGGGTCATTGGACTCACAACTTCATg GTCCGTCACATGGTTCAGCTCTAAGCTGGCACATTCGGATGAAGATTGCTCTTGACACGGCAAG GGGATTAGAGTACCTGCATGAACACTGCAACCCACCAATTATCCATAGGGATCTGAAATCATCTAACATACTTTTAGATCCAGACTTCAATGCTAAG ATTTCGGATTTCGGCCTTGCAGTGACTAGTGGGAATCACAGCAAAGGGAATATAAAGCTTTCTGGAACTATGGGATATgtagcccctgagtacttattAGATG GGAAGTTGACTGAGAAGAGCGATGTATATGCGTTTGGAGTAGTACTTCTAGAACTTCTGCTAGGAAGGAAGCCTGTTGAGAAGACGGCACAATCTCAGTGCCAATCAATTGTTACATGG GCCATGCCTCAGCTAACTGATAGATCCAAACTCCCTAACATAATTGACCCCATGATCAAGAACACAATGGATCTGAAGCACTTGTACCAA GTTGCTGCAGTGGCTGTGCTCTGTGTGCAACCAGAGCCAAGTTACAGGCCCCTGATCACTGATGTACTCCACTCTCTGGTACCCCTGGTGCCCATGGAGCTTGGAGGAACTCTGAGGATCAACCCAGAGTCGCCCTATGCTACTCAAAGGCATTCTCCTTTGTTAAGATAA
- the LOC117855190 gene encoding proteasome subunit beta type-3, giving the protein MSIFEYNGSAVVAMVGKNCFAIASDRRLGVQLQTIATDFQRVFKVHDKLYIGLSGLATDAQTLYQRLVFRHKLYQLREERDMKPETFASLVSALLYEKRFGPYFCQPVIAGLGENDEPFICTMDCIGAKELAKDFVVSGTSSESLYGACESMYKPNMEPEELFETVSQALMASVDRDCLAGWGGYVVIVTPTEVQERVVKGRMD; this is encoded by the exons ATGTCG ATCTTCGAGTACAACGGGAGCGCCGTGGTGGCCATGGTGGGGAAGAACTGCTTCGCGATCGCCAGCGACCGCCGCCTCGGCGTCCAGCTGCAGACGATCGCCACCGACTTCCAGCGGGTGTTCAAGGTCCACGACAAGCTCTACATCGGCCTCTCGGGGCTCGCCACCGACGCCCAGACGCT GTATCAGAGGCTGGTGTTCAGGCACAAGCTGTACCAgctgagggaggagagggacaTGAAGCCCGAGACCTTTGCGAGCCTTGTTTCGGCCCTCCTCTATGAGAAAAG GTTTGGGCCATACTTCTGTCAACCAGTTATTGCTGGCCTAGGAGAGAACGATGAGCCATTTATATGTACCATGGACTGCATTGGTGCCAA GGAACTTGCAAAAGATTTTGTGGTATCTGGTACTTCTTCAGAGTCACTTTATGGTGCTTGTGAGTCCATGTATAAGCCAAACATG GAACCGGAAGAACTATTTGAGACAGTCTCACAAGCATTGATGGCTTCTGTTGATCGTGATTGCCTCGCTGGCTGGGGAGGTTATGTTGTCATTGT CACACCCACTGAAGTGCAGGAGAGAGTGGTGAAGGGAAGGATGGACTGA